A part of Haloarchaeobius sp. HME9146 genomic DNA contains:
- a CDS encoding VWA domain-containing protein, translating to MQSPSQTTTTRDRRGVSPIVGLVVLMGLVAVASGFILLNAVSVTESVQQQNEIRSAELTLEEASARLRTLSFRDVGDVSSIDLTGKNAEDATIRDDGTVTFQINGHANCQASMALGSVVYENDDGDTVAYQAGGVWKNTSSGSVMVSSPGLDYRVSDDPRPIRTLDFPVVNVEGAIDGDGEVTAQKVTNASERAALEQRLCLPVSTNASIDRVRTITITIENSSYIEAWNRYMQDEFEGNVIDSEYDQANSSLSYTVPLGQAVSPGEFVVEDAEVKAGIWGTGTTDVVFESSPAPVGTETLVDSYDSAVAPHAVQSGSAALVVNNGSITVRQGVEIRGDVAVDGDVTIQGNAADPTRIDGNVSYNGSNTTPPDHQYDVTGSWHDGFAYTGNAIPRADDDVEFAVDSALLSNHNDETPVFDASHLDSVRQSGTVDGGVYLAENFDVDSGETVTFDTSSGDVVVAVNRSVDVQGRIEVEGDGQVRLFVMNDVTVGGAVTALGPGGSPTNNSTRFWTYARSGADVTFEPGSRYTGVTYAPGSSGTTTLEANWPGDHAEVFGAVVGGETVVEKGAQLHFDENVRTGNLDSDGDGIPDSADPDDTVADGDLDGVPDSYDDCPAAAQSHTGENGCAGVDEDESKNALVVNQSKARVSVAGTVVADVVETTKTVGEREPLDVVFVIDDSGSMGTEQVQTYDDPSQWTSVRGGCENVYIPRGDTDLIYDGRYYQGVSGPGYLNLCNGDSYRVQEATVQDGFRWHITYDDGSTVSKVGGATVDTDDIDAVTVVNVGNDPTDEREKAMQTFIGLLNASRGDQVGVVSFSTANNPDAVVRHDIKTRGLDFDGANTSLNLQSTGGTPMEDAIERAEKELEQGDNDKKVMVFLTDGRPDGDEDDVLQAAADLPDNIQIQTVGLGGNTDEDLLKDMASTTDGNFSQVGDSEDLEETFRKIAGDVTEETVTVIQHKNTSLSLNFGGQSVELDDVSVEPDGTDTVESVDIDAIDVGDYFSVAATSHNCENMTAAWDTVEHNGEEYDYVTCDGINQTTPTYQSQSNASDTHHETFVDGDAVPPSSAFTAGWYKDSSTPFRDVISNYESRTGLDLIDESSGEFDLGENDAIIVVRLNHDAEDTDFVVLHFDAYDTTVSYPDPPGSPDETDDDSGSNRSSDNSYVVDIDRDTIEVGDNESNRIAVLPGVSHAPVDAAVAASQPAGPSLTQTAALRARPVA from the coding sequence ATGCAATCGCCATCACAGACCACTACCACACGCGACCGACGAGGCGTGTCACCTATCGTCGGACTCGTCGTCCTGATGGGCCTCGTCGCCGTCGCGTCGGGGTTCATCCTCCTGAACGCGGTGTCGGTCACCGAGTCGGTGCAGCAACAGAACGAGATTCGAAGCGCGGAACTCACCCTCGAAGAGGCCAGTGCCCGGTTACGCACGCTCTCGTTCAGGGACGTCGGCGACGTGAGTTCCATCGACCTCACGGGAAAGAACGCGGAGGACGCGACCATCCGTGACGACGGGACGGTGACGTTCCAGATAAACGGCCACGCGAACTGCCAGGCGTCGATGGCACTGGGCTCCGTCGTCTACGAGAACGACGACGGTGACACCGTCGCCTACCAGGCCGGTGGCGTCTGGAAGAACACCAGTTCGGGGTCGGTGATGGTCTCTTCGCCCGGCCTCGACTACCGCGTCTCCGACGACCCCCGACCGATTCGGACCCTCGACTTCCCGGTGGTGAACGTCGAGGGTGCCATCGACGGCGACGGGGAAGTCACCGCCCAGAAGGTGACGAACGCCAGCGAGCGAGCCGCACTGGAGCAACGACTCTGTCTGCCGGTCTCGACCAACGCCAGCATCGACCGCGTGCGGACCATCACGATAACCATCGAGAACTCGTCCTACATCGAGGCGTGGAACCGGTACATGCAGGACGAGTTCGAGGGCAACGTCATCGACAGCGAGTACGACCAGGCGAACAGCAGTCTCTCGTACACGGTGCCCCTCGGACAGGCAGTCTCCCCGGGCGAGTTCGTCGTCGAGGACGCCGAGGTCAAGGCCGGTATCTGGGGGACCGGCACGACCGACGTCGTCTTCGAGAGTTCCCCCGCCCCGGTCGGCACCGAGACGCTGGTCGACAGCTACGACTCGGCGGTGGCACCACACGCGGTCCAGAGCGGCTCGGCGGCGCTCGTGGTGAACAACGGGTCGATAACCGTCCGCCAGGGCGTCGAGATTCGCGGTGACGTGGCCGTCGATGGCGACGTGACCATCCAGGGGAACGCGGCCGACCCGACCCGCATCGACGGGAACGTCTCGTACAACGGGAGCAATACCACGCCGCCGGACCACCAGTACGACGTGACCGGGTCGTGGCACGACGGCTTCGCGTACACCGGGAACGCGATTCCGCGCGCCGACGACGACGTCGAGTTCGCCGTGGACTCGGCGCTGCTCTCGAACCACAACGACGAGACGCCCGTGTTCGACGCGAGTCACCTCGACTCGGTTCGCCAGTCGGGCACCGTCGACGGCGGCGTCTACCTCGCCGAGAACTTCGACGTCGATTCGGGTGAGACCGTCACCTTCGACACCAGCAGCGGCGACGTGGTCGTCGCGGTGAACCGGTCCGTGGACGTCCAGGGGCGCATCGAGGTCGAGGGCGATGGGCAGGTCCGCCTGTTCGTGATGAACGACGTGACCGTCGGCGGGGCCGTCACCGCGCTCGGACCGGGGGGCTCACCGACGAACAACTCGACCCGGTTCTGGACCTACGCGCGCAGCGGCGCGGACGTGACCTTCGAGCCGGGGTCGCGCTACACCGGCGTCACCTACGCACCAGGGTCTTCCGGGACGACGACGCTCGAAGCGAACTGGCCGGGCGACCACGCGGAGGTGTTCGGTGCCGTCGTCGGTGGGGAGACCGTCGTCGAGAAGGGAGCACAGCTCCACTTCGACGAGAACGTCCGGACCGGGAACCTCGACTCCGACGGCGACGGCATCCCCGACTCGGCCGACCCCGACGACACGGTCGCAGACGGGGACCTGGACGGCGTTCCGGACAGCTACGACGACTGTCCGGCAGCCGCCCAGAGCCACACCGGTGAAAACGGTTGTGCCGGCGTGGACGAAGACGAGAGCAAGAACGCGCTCGTCGTGAACCAGTCGAAAGCGCGCGTCAGCGTCGCCGGGACGGTCGTCGCGGACGTCGTCGAGACGACGAAGACGGTCGGCGAACGCGAACCCCTCGACGTGGTGTTCGTCATCGACGACTCCGGCTCGATGGGGACGGAGCAGGTCCAGACCTACGATGACCCGAGCCAGTGGACGAGTGTCCGTGGAGGCTGTGAGAACGTCTACATCCCACGCGGCGACACCGACCTGATATACGACGGCCGCTACTACCAGGGCGTGAGTGGGCCGGGCTATCTGAATCTGTGCAACGGCGATAGCTATCGCGTCCAGGAAGCGACCGTCCAGGACGGCTTCAGATGGCACATCACGTACGACGACGGGTCGACGGTGAGCAAGGTGGGCGGTGCGACCGTCGACACCGACGACATCGACGCGGTCACGGTTGTCAACGTCGGCAACGACCCGACCGACGAACGCGAGAAGGCGATGCAGACCTTCATCGGGCTGTTGAACGCGTCCCGAGGTGACCAGGTCGGTGTCGTCTCGTTCAGCACCGCCAACAATCCGGACGCGGTGGTTCGACACGACATCAAGACCCGCGGGCTCGACTTCGACGGCGCGAACACCAGCCTGAACCTCCAGTCCACGGGTGGCACGCCGATGGAAGACGCCATCGAACGGGCCGAGAAGGAACTCGAGCAGGGCGACAACGACAAGAAGGTCATGGTGTTCCTCACCGACGGTCGCCCCGACGGTGACGAGGACGACGTCCTCCAGGCCGCCGCCGACCTGCCGGACAACATCCAGATACAGACGGTCGGTCTCGGCGGGAACACCGACGAGGACCTCCTGAAGGACATGGCGAGCACCACCGACGGGAACTTCTCGCAAGTGGGTGACTCCGAGGACCTCGAAGAGACCTTCCGGAAGATCGCCGGCGACGTGACCGAGGAGACCGTCACGGTCATCCAGCACAAGAACACCAGCCTCTCCCTGAACTTCGGCGGGCAATCCGTCGAACTCGACGACGTCAGCGTCGAGCCCGATGGTACCGACACCGTCGAATCGGTCGATATCGACGCCATCGACGTCGGCGACTACTTCTCGGTCGCGGCGACCTCGCACAACTGCGAGAACATGACCGCGGCCTGGGACACTGTCGAGCACAACGGCGAGGAGTACGACTACGTCACCTGCGACGGCATCAACCAGACGACCCCGACCTACCAGTCGCAGTCGAACGCCTCCGACACGCACCACGAGACGTTCGTCGACGGCGACGCGGTCCCGCCGTCCTCGGCGTTCACCGCCGGCTGGTACAAGGACAGCTCGACGCCGTTCCGCGACGTCATCTCGAACTACGAGAGCCGGACCGGGCTGGACCTCATCGACGAGTCCAGCGGGGAGTTCGACCTCGGCGAGAACGACGCCATCATCGTCGTCAGGCTCAACCACGACGCCGAGGACACCGACTTCGTCGTGTTGCACTTCGATGCGTACGACACCACGGTCAGCTATCCGGACCCGCCCGGTTCGCCCGACGAGACGGACGACGACTCGGGGAGCAACCGGAGCAGCGACAACAGCTACGTCGTCGACATCGACCGGGACACCATCGAGGTCGGCGACAACGAGTCGAATCGAATCGCAGTCCTCCCGGGTGTCTCCCACGCGCCGGTCGACGCCGCAGTCGCGGCCAGTCAGCCGGCCGGTCCATCGCTGACGCAGACCGCGGCCCTCCGTGCTCGGCCAGTTGCCTGA
- a CDS encoding methyl-accepting chemotaxis protein yields MGLAVGAVGFVATGQITEEVENSVNDRLEDRAVQEARNLRQWDERNIVITQNVAWSSDVESGNESEIDALLEGRTQVLQFERGVRDMYYVKLQSNTVTATTANQMEDAALGQLQTPWASELASKTAVDGDSGVVYSSYTDHEGTTVVAYAYPVKASSGSEVIVTTVDVTNYGQTMAVDDGETTMILGSDNDIVFSNNANITGDAYPGANFYQLSQTGPGVEQFGSAPGPVASTVGDQYADDEYVTSYANVEGRDMVVTVSAPTSNVYGFVNDVSQWGLYATLAGMTLIVLVGTVIGRNTASAIDRLTSKTTQMEEGNLNVDFETHRIDNIGRLYNGFGSMRDALREQIQEARDAREQAELARAEAEQMNRHLERKADEYRDVMQHVSDGDMTQRMNAESESEAMADIAREFNHMIGEIEETTAQLKNFANEVATSSEEVTASSEEVRSASEQVTESIQEISDGADRQNDSLQRVSQEMSGLSTTIEEIASSSNEVADLAERTAETGRSGRDAAQEAIDRMQELEDNREVVTDQMGDLENEMEQIDELIDFISEIAEQTNMLALNANIEAARSGSSGEGFSVVAQEVKDLAEETKDAAEDIEKRLETIQSKTRQSVRSVEGASEQISATTDAVEETVTALDEIAGYATETNTGVQEISAATEEQAASTEEVVAMVDDAATISEETTAEAENVAAAAEEQTTALTEVSKSASDLANQASRLSEALDRFETDVDDEYEFGTGEELFEDVETRDPEDIEAAAEAVGELTTGDTDLDLDDSDFTAEPEPETETDTDAVDDDRQLEEPMEAPSDSQGGLGSPATFGEETTPTTDAGAGSASEDEEFAPLDDGTFSPIEQEGDGDALGDLDDVDDVDPDEYSLDAAATPADEPTEDADAAPTLDGPADAAGEAEPVESDPIPADEADPEPLGAPDTESLESSDEEEDDSPGIAFGEEEPEEADAAETEDDLDTDIELGGDIAEDVDADAESALEAEPAPEAEPAPPVDDDSEDDAVVAGEPVVSDEPDEPDLEDTDEPVDYEADIDLGSDADDEFEGFEPFEGGDETDAAEPAVDSEPAVEEELATETEPAVDDELATETEPAVDNEPADDDESSVDSEPAVEDDAEPATELDGPDEAIEAEPAPEAELEADTEPVADTELEESGDDWETVDADAVETDADLDESTTGDAWDTTTDTSGSWAADDGFDDDTADADWDADEPAEGDHSGDPEWEPDEPTGASWDTEEAPAGWETDDSAVEDDPVVADPVDDDLAEDDPADAAAESAEADDESDAEPTTGLSFGADAEAADAQDTEEIDRELDEALDFEDEAVEQSGEDEPDDAETKEVPGMEDIDFGDESDEEDLDVDEEDVNEDDMFSFAQSEPNDDE; encoded by the coding sequence ATGGGCCTGGCGGTCGGGGCGGTAGGGTTCGTCGCGACTGGCCAGATCACAGAGGAAGTAGAGAACAGCGTCAACGATAGACTCGAAGACCGTGCAGTGCAAGAAGCACGGAACTTGCGCCAATGGGACGAACGGAACATCGTCATCACACAGAACGTCGCCTGGAGTAGCGACGTAGAATCCGGAAACGAATCCGAGATCGACGCCCTTCTCGAGGGCCGGACGCAGGTGTTACAGTTCGAACGTGGCGTCCGGGACATGTACTACGTGAAGCTGCAATCCAACACGGTCACCGCCACCACGGCGAACCAGATGGAAGACGCAGCCCTCGGCCAGCTCCAGACGCCCTGGGCGAGTGAACTCGCGAGCAAGACCGCGGTCGACGGCGATTCCGGTGTCGTCTACAGCTCCTACACGGACCACGAGGGAACCACCGTCGTGGCGTACGCCTACCCGGTCAAAGCGAGCAGTGGCAGTGAGGTCATCGTCACCACCGTCGACGTGACGAACTACGGCCAGACGATGGCCGTCGACGACGGCGAGACCACGATGATTCTCGGGTCCGACAACGACATCGTGTTCTCGAACAACGCGAACATCACCGGCGACGCGTACCCCGGTGCCAACTTCTACCAGCTCTCCCAGACGGGTCCCGGCGTCGAGCAGTTCGGCTCGGCCCCCGGCCCGGTCGCGAGCACCGTCGGTGACCAGTACGCCGACGACGAGTACGTGACGAGTTACGCCAACGTCGAAGGCCGCGACATGGTCGTCACCGTGAGTGCGCCCACCTCGAACGTCTACGGCTTCGTTAACGACGTGAGTCAGTGGGGCCTCTACGCGACGCTCGCCGGCATGACGCTCATCGTCCTCGTCGGAACGGTCATCGGACGCAACACTGCGTCGGCCATCGACCGCCTCACCTCCAAGACGACCCAGATGGAGGAGGGCAACCTCAACGTCGACTTCGAGACGCACCGCATCGACAACATCGGCCGACTCTACAACGGGTTCGGTTCGATGCGCGACGCCCTCCGGGAACAGATCCAGGAGGCACGGGACGCCCGTGAGCAAGCAGAGCTCGCACGGGCCGAGGCGGAGCAGATGAACCGCCACCTCGAGCGCAAGGCCGACGAGTACCGCGACGTGATGCAGCACGTCTCCGATGGGGACATGACCCAGCGGATGAACGCCGAGTCCGAGTCCGAGGCGATGGCCGACATCGCTCGCGAGTTCAACCACATGATCGGCGAGATCGAGGAGACCACCGCCCAGCTCAAGAACTTCGCGAACGAGGTCGCGACCTCCTCCGAGGAGGTTACGGCCTCCAGCGAAGAGGTCCGCTCCGCCTCCGAGCAGGTGACCGAATCCATCCAGGAGATTTCCGACGGTGCGGACCGCCAGAACGACAGCCTCCAGCGGGTCAGTCAGGAGATGTCCGGACTCTCGACCACCATCGAGGAGATCGCATCCTCCTCGAACGAGGTGGCGGACCTGGCAGAACGGACCGCAGAGACCGGCCGCAGTGGTCGTGACGCGGCCCAGGAGGCAATCGACCGGATGCAGGAACTCGAGGACAACCGTGAGGTCGTCACCGACCAGATGGGTGACCTCGAGAACGAGATGGAGCAGATCGACGAGCTGATCGACTTCATCTCAGAGATCGCAGAGCAGACGAACATGCTCGCGCTGAACGCCAACATCGAGGCGGCACGCTCGGGCAGTTCCGGCGAAGGGTTCTCCGTCGTCGCACAGGAGGTCAAGGACCTGGCAGAGGAGACGAAGGACGCAGCCGAGGACATCGAGAAGCGCCTCGAGACCATCCAGTCGAAGACCCGCCAGTCCGTCCGCTCGGTCGAGGGCGCGAGCGAACAGATATCCGCGACGACCGACGCCGTCGAGGAGACCGTCACCGCACTCGACGAGATTGCGGGCTACGCGACCGAGACGAACACCGGTGTTCAGGAGATCTCGGCCGCGACCGAGGAACAGGCGGCCTCGACCGAAGAGGTCGTCGCGATGGTCGACGACGCAGCGACCATCTCCGAGGAGACGACCGCGGAGGCAGAGAACGTCGCCGCAGCAGCAGAGGAACAGACCACGGCGCTCACCGAGGTCAGCAAGTCCGCGAGCGACCTCGCGAACCAGGCGTCCCGCCTGAGCGAGGCACTCGACCGCTTCGAGACGGATGTGGACGACGAGTACGAGTTCGGTACCGGCGAGGAGCTCTTCGAGGACGTGGAGACGCGTGACCCCGAGGACATCGAGGCCGCGGCGGAGGCAGTCGGCGAACTGACCACCGGTGATACGGACCTCGACCTCGACGACTCGGACTTCACCGCCGAACCGGAGCCCGAAACCGAGACCGACACCGACGCCGTCGACGACGACCGGCAACTCGAGGAACCGATGGAAGCCCCGTCCGACTCCCAGGGTGGTCTCGGCTCGCCGGCGACGTTCGGCGAGGAGACCACGCCGACCACGGACGCGGGTGCAGGGTCGGCCTCCGAGGACGAGGAGTTCGCGCCGCTCGACGACGGGACCTTCTCGCCCATCGAGCAGGAGGGTGACGGCGACGCACTCGGCGACCTCGACGACGTCGACGACGTCGACCCGGACGAGTACAGCCTCGATGCGGCCGCGACGCCGGCGGACGAGCCGACCGAGGACGCTGATGCAGCACCGACGCTCGACGGACCGGCCGACGCCGCCGGCGAGGCGGAACCGGTCGAGTCGGACCCGATTCCGGCGGACGAGGCAGACCCAGAACCGCTGGGTGCACCCGACACGGAATCGCTCGAGTCGAGCGACGAGGAGGAAGACGACTCGCCGGGCATCGCGTTCGGCGAGGAAGAGCCCGAAGAAGCGGACGCCGCGGAGACCGAGGACGACCTCGACACCGACATCGAACTCGGTGGCGACATCGCCGAGGACGTGGACGCGGACGCTGAATCGGCACTCGAAGCCGAGCCAGCCCCTGAAGCCGAGCCGGCACCCCCCGTGGACGACGATTCGGAAGACGACGCGGTCGTCGCCGGGGAACCGGTCGTTTCGGACGAGCCCGACGAGCCGGACCTGGAAGACACTGACGAGCCGGTGGACTACGAAGCAGACATCGACCTCGGTTCAGATGCCGACGACGAGTTCGAAGGATTCGAGCCGTTCGAGGGTGGCGACGAGACCGACGCTGCCGAGCCGGCAGTCGATTCCGAGCCGGCTGTCGAGGAGGAACTGGCCACCGAAACCGAGCCGGCTGTCGACGACGAACTGGCCACCGAAACCGAGCCGGCTGTCGACAACGAACCGGCCGACGATGATGAATCGAGCGTCGACTCAGAACCGGCCGTCGAGGACGATGCGGAACCGGCCACCGAACTGGACGGACCAGACGAGGCCATCGAGGCCGAACCGGCTCCCGAAGCGGAGCTGGAAGCCGACACCGAGCCAGTCGCCGACACCGAACTCGAGGAGTCGGGCGATGACTGGGAGACCGTCGACGCCGATGCGGTCGAGACCGACGCGGACCTCGATGAGTCCACCACCGGCGATGCCTGGGACACGACCACCGACACGAGTGGCTCCTGGGCAGCCGACGACGGCTTCGACGACGACACGGCTGACGCCGACTGGGATGCAGACGAGCCGGCGGAGGGGGACCACTCGGGCGACCCCGAGTGGGAGCCCGACGAGCCGACCGGTGCGAGCTGGGACACCGAAGAGGCCCCAGCCGGCTGGGAGACCGACGACTCGGCCGTCGAGGACGACCCAGTCGTGGCCGACCCGGTCGATGACGATCTGGCCGAGGACGACCCGGCGGACGCTGCTGCAGAGTCCGCCGAGGCCGACGACGAGTCCGATGCCGAGCCGACGACCGGCCTCTCCTTCGGTGCGGACGCCGAAGCGGCCGACGCGCAGGACACCGAAGAGATAGACCGCGAGCTCGACGAAGCGCTCGACTTCGAAGACGAGGCGGTCGAACAGTCCGGTGAGGACGAACCGGACGATGCTGAGACGAAGGAGGTCCCCGGCATGGAGGACATCGACTTCGGTGACGAGTCCGACGAGGAAGACCTGGACGTCGACGAGGAGGACGTCAACGAGGACGACATGTTCTCGTTTGCCCAGTCCGAGCCGAACGACGACGAGTAA
- a CDS encoding geranylgeranylglycerol-phosphate geranylgeranyltransferase, producing MSVTDRVTGLVELTRPVNAVAAGFLTFIGAFVAVGADVTAVSGGIESPAIRTLAAGVTTVLATGGGNAINDYFDRDIDRINAPDRPIPRGAVSARGTLAFSVLLFALAAAFALVLPALAIGIAVFNLLALVAYTEWFKGTPGFGNLLVAYLGGSTFLFGGAAVGDAAASATLFLLAALSTVSREVIKDVEDIAGDREEGLRTLPIAVGERRALLLASTALVAAVLASPVPFLRETLGIAYLVAVLPADALMLYAAYEGFSDPTASQTHLKYGMFLAAAAFIVGRVAVLVA from the coding sequence ATGAGTGTCACAGACCGGGTCACGGGACTGGTCGAACTGACCCGGCCGGTGAACGCCGTCGCCGCCGGGTTCCTCACGTTCATCGGGGCGTTCGTCGCCGTCGGTGCGGACGTGACGGCCGTCTCCGGCGGCATCGAGTCTCCGGCGATTCGGACGCTGGCAGCCGGCGTCACCACGGTCCTCGCGACCGGCGGGGGCAACGCCATCAACGACTACTTCGACCGGGACATCGACCGCATCAACGCGCCGGACCGGCCGATTCCCCGCGGCGCGGTGAGTGCCCGTGGCACGCTGGCGTTCAGCGTGCTCCTGTTCGCGCTGGCGGCCGCGTTCGCACTGGTGTTACCTGCGCTCGCCATCGGTATCGCGGTGTTCAACCTGCTGGCGCTGGTCGCGTACACCGAGTGGTTCAAGGGAACTCCCGGGTTCGGGAACCTTCTGGTGGCGTACCTCGGTGGCAGCACGTTCCTGTTCGGTGGGGCCGCGGTGGGAGATGCAGCCGCCTCCGCAACGTTGTTCCTACTCGCCGCGCTCTCGACGGTCAGTCGAGAGGTCATCAAGGACGTCGAGGACATCGCTGGCGACCGGGAGGAGGGATTGCGGACGCTGCCTATCGCGGTCGGTGAGCGGCGGGCGCTTCTCCTCGCGTCGACCGCCCTCGTCGCGGCCGTCCTTGCCAGTCCCGTCCCCTTCCTCCGGGAGACGCTCGGTATCGCCTACCTCGTCGCTGTCCTGCCGGCGGACGCCCTGATGCTGTACGCGGCCTACGAGGGCTTCAGCGACCCGACCGCGAGCCAGACCCACCTCAAGTACGGGATGTTCCTCGCGGCCGCGGCGTTCATCGTCGGTCGGGTCGCCGTACTGGTCGCGTAA
- a CDS encoding protein-glutamate O-methyltransferase CheR, whose amino-acid sequence MTEEESFLRVATYVEDQIGFATSHYNDSYLKRRLSSRMRRTGAADYDEYLDILKDDGDEPKELLDALSINVTGFFRNPDVWEGIRSVLRDLSAEQDRVHVWSAACADGREPYSLAMLALDDPRVDAEKFHIYGTDINDEALRTAQEGVYRSTRTVDIEDQLGFLSNFHAYVDKQENRFEVTDRVKRKVTFAKHDLINDRAKSGFDLVICRNLFIYIDNEYKQPILETIARSLRPDGYLVIGKAETIPPQLKSAFSVLDGRLRIYQRE is encoded by the coding sequence GTGACGGAGGAGGAGTCTTTCCTCCGAGTCGCCACCTACGTCGAAGACCAGATCGGGTTCGCGACCAGTCATTACAACGACAGCTACCTGAAGCGGCGGCTCTCCTCGCGGATGCGCCGGACCGGCGCGGCCGACTACGACGAATACCTCGACATCCTCAAGGATGACGGGGATGAGCCCAAGGAACTGCTCGACGCGCTCTCGATCAACGTCACGGGGTTCTTCCGGAACCCGGACGTCTGGGAGGGAATCCGGTCGGTGTTGCGTGACCTCTCCGCCGAGCAAGACCGGGTCCACGTCTGGTCCGCCGCCTGTGCCGACGGTCGCGAACCGTACTCGCTGGCGATGCTCGCCCTCGACGACCCGCGGGTCGATGCCGAGAAGTTCCACATCTACGGGACCGACATCAACGACGAGGCCCTCCGGACGGCACAGGAGGGCGTCTACCGCAGCACCCGGACCGTCGATATCGAGGACCAGCTCGGCTTCCTCTCGAACTTCCACGCCTACGTGGACAAACAGGAGAACCGCTTCGAGGTGACCGACCGGGTGAAGCGCAAGGTCACCTTCGCCAAGCACGACCTCATCAACGACCGCGCGAAGTCCGGCTTCGACCTGGTCATCTGCCGGAACCTGTTCATCTACATCGACAACGAGTACAAACAGCCCATCCTCGAGACCATCGCGCGGTCACTGCGCCCCGACGGCTATCTCGTCATCGGGAAGGCAGAGACCATCCCGCCACAGCTCAAGTCGGCGTTCTCCGTCCTCGACGGTCGCCTCCGAATCTACCAGCGGGAGTAA
- a CDS encoding glutathione S-transferase family protein, producing MNMLVDGEWREGAYETTNDDGEFDRQETSFRDWIATDDDARFQPEPGRYHLYVSRACPWAHRAMIVRRLLGLEDAVSMDIVDPYRDTDGWQFTPEKGDCTTDSVMGADYLRELYTAADDSFTGRVTVPVLWDREEETIVNNESEEIIKMFADAMVGVGTTGVDLYPAELRSEIDAVIEDIYDPINNGVYRAGFAASQSAHENAVTELFDALDHWNEVLADQRYLVGDRLTLADVCLFTTLVRFDEVYHTHFKCNVRHITDYEHLWGHTRELYQLPGVAESVNMAHIKEHYYTTHDDVNPKRLVPVGPDPAFTEPHGRGDLPGGPPAGLSD from the coding sequence ATGAACATGCTCGTCGACGGCGAGTGGCGCGAGGGCGCGTACGAGACGACCAACGACGACGGTGAGTTCGACCGACAGGAGACCAGCTTCCGGGACTGGATAGCCACCGACGACGATGCCCGGTTCCAGCCCGAGCCGGGCCGGTACCACCTGTACGTCTCCCGGGCGTGCCCCTGGGCACACCGTGCGATGATTGTCCGGCGGCTGCTCGGACTGGAGGACGCGGTCTCCATGGACATCGTGGACCCCTACCGCGATACCGACGGCTGGCAGTTCACCCCCGAGAAGGGCGACTGCACCACGGACTCTGTCATGGGTGCTGACTACCTCCGGGAGCTCTACACCGCAGCCGACGACTCCTTCACCGGTCGCGTGACCGTCCCCGTGCTCTGGGACCGCGAGGAGGAGACCATCGTGAACAACGAATCCGAGGAGATAATCAAGATGTTCGCGGATGCGATGGTCGGCGTCGGGACCACCGGGGTCGACCTCTATCCGGCGGAACTCCGTTCGGAGATCGACGCGGTCATCGAAGACATCTACGACCCCATCAACAACGGTGTCTACCGGGCCGGGTTCGCAGCGAGCCAGTCCGCCCACGAGAACGCCGTGACCGAACTGTTCGACGCCCTCGACCACTGGAACGAGGTGCTGGCCGACCAGCGCTATCTCGTCGGCGACCGGTTGACGCTCGCGGATGTCTGCCTGTTCACGACGCTGGTCCGGTTCGACGAGGTGTACCACACCCACTTCAAGTGCAACGTCCGCCACATCACCGACTACGAACACCTCTGGGGGCACACCCGCGAACTGTACCAGTTGCCGGGCGTCGCCGAGTCGGTCAACATGGCCCACATCAAGGAGCACTACTACACGACCCACGACGACGTCAACCCCAAGCGGCTCGTCCCCGTCGGCCCGGACCCAGCGTTCACGGAGCCACACGGTCGCGGTGACCTCCCCGGTGGCCCGCCGGCAGGCCTCTCGGACTGA